In Anopheles arabiensis isolate DONGOLA chromosome 2, AaraD3, whole genome shotgun sequence, the genomic window TGTTGTTAGTTTACGTTTAACTCATCCTCAATTAGCATACATCATCTAATCGCTTCCCCTTCTATCCCAACCTCGAACGAAAGTTCAAGTGCATCGATCACTGGATAGAGGGAGAGTTTGGAAGGATCCTTCGCGCGCGTGCTGTGCCGAATCAGTCAGTGATAAGCTCTTTTACCGGTAGCAAGTCATGTCGGGCCGTTGGGTTTTGTTAACGATCAGTCTGATGCTCATCGTAGGATGTGTCTCGGCAAGGAGACATCatgaccatcatcatcggatAAAGCCACTCAAGTACAGCTACGGAATCTGtaaggaacaaaaacagaataattacatttagaaacatattttgcttttattttattttattttattttcaaacgatTTTATTCTAGACGCTCCTACTGGCTGGACGGTTGCGCTTTACATCTGGTACATCGTCAAGCTGGGCTTTATATTAGGCGCTCTGCTACTGTTActgtttgccaaaaaatgGAACACCAACCGGCAGCCTATTGTTTTTGAAAGTGCACCTGAATATTAGTGAGTTGTGATAAAATGTTGTtaagattttttaatttaattttattggtttaatgttttacttttcgttGCAAAGCCATCATCGGTCGTTGGACACAATGGAGCCAAACCTTTTCCACCCAAGAAGCAGAAGAGATGTGCGTCTTTACTGGAACGATCGAATAGATGCTGTGCGATCAACACTACGATAGTGAGCTTagtttaattataatttaggTAATATTAATACCAATTAAACtgtaataatttattaaaagtaattaatctacataaataaaatatgattgTGCTGAAATTTAACCAGATTTGtatcccttttttgcttcaatttagACTGATTATGGCGAAATATATGGACTTGACTTTGTCTTTAATCcataaaatagaataaaatatgttaGTTCAAACTTACCCCGAGAACAAACATACCCATCAAGGAGACGAAAATAATGTAATGCTTAACCCTTCAAGTAGGGCCTAGTTCTGGTTTTTTTACTTGCATGTGTTAGCAATTAAGCATTTCAAGTCATGTCGAACCTATAACGATTAACTTAGGATTACTGCATGCACGTGTGTCCATCGTTAAGCTAGACCAATTCCGAGAAGCGTAGGAAAATCCTACATGCATGTTTTCCAGGGTCATACAATTTTAAACCATAAATTCACTGAAACGCAGGCGCGTCAGTAAAATTAACCGAGTAATGAATTCAAAAAAGCAATAAGTTTAAACCACTCACCATGTTAACGCCTAACCATGTGCATCCGTGCATGTGTATTTTTTAACTTGTTCACGTACTCATCCGTGACTTCGCGCAATTTTAACCGAAATTTATATCATTCAAAAATCAACGATATCGTCTCTTTTCCGTGCTTTATTTACTATGAGAAAAACATGGATGATTCGCagatttttgataaaattgattagtttattgatttatagcTTCTTTTTCCTAGCATTTTTCTACATAATTTTCAAATTCTCTCACTTCTGATCTGACATCATCCTGTGGCTTAAATTTCCTCCGATCTTGTTGCTACCATAATCAAAACATACCATTTTGCCGCTCCATTAAGTTGACAAACAATTCGTGATCGTGAATCAATCGAATCAAGCGAAAGTGAAAACCAACTTCCGGTCAACAGCCGGAAGCAAATCAACACGTCTCTCACACACTTTCCTTCGCCTGTTCGAGCGTTGGCGTAAATTGATCACGATCGTTTATCACCAACCAACCATCCCTACTCGTGAGTGCATTCGTGAGTTGTTGAAGTTGATGCGATTTTTGCTGCTTCCGATGTCAAGAGTACCGACTTTACCGCCCTTTCAGCATCATCATGTCATCAACAGCAGCTGTAGTGGTCCAGAAGTCGTTAAGGATGTGGCGAATTGTAGCAGTGTGTTTAATGTTGCTAGccctaacggatctctgcacggcACAGCGTGTGCGTCGAAGGCATCCACACTATCCAAAGTTTGAAATATGTAAGTAAGATTAGAATCGTAGAAGAGGTACAATTACAATGCGTGTGTCTTTCGTTCGTTCCAGTATGGCCACTGCATTGGGTCAGTGCGGCGTACGTGTGGGGCTTTCTGAAGCTGGGAGCCATATTCGCCGGGCTGATGCTACTGTTCGTCTTTCGCCATCTGTCCTGGTGGAACAGTACACCAACGTACCTCGGCCATGATGCTCCTGTGTAGTAAGTATTCGGGTTTACGTGCATACTTTTTCTGGGAAAGATGTAATGATCATTATTTTTACAGCCATTTTAGAGGTTTCAGTACTAACAGGGGCGATGGTGTCACAACGAACAACGAATACAGCAACGACGAGGTGCTCTATTGGACTGATAAGATTGAAAGGGCTGCTCGACTGTTTGGAgaagtgaaataaattttaaaatataacaaaacgTTTTAGTACCcttttttgaatttaaatatcaCACAAAAAGCGATTATAAATCAAATGGAGCGACAAGATCTGATGGAAAGATGCATGTACAAGTATTGGATTTGTTATTGGATAAcgtaacaaaaataaacaaaatatcaaaagtATACAATTACTGATAAAAAGACTATTTTTCGGTACACCAAATGGGAAACGAACTACACTTTGGCCCATTCAATCCTTGGAACCGCAAGATTGATCCAACTATGTCGATAGGTCGAAAATAGGTGCAATAAgtaaaaagcaagaaaaagtgaaaatttttGTTAATATCCGGATTTATTTAGCTTAAAATCACATCAAACACAGATTCTTACGGAATAAATAATTTCTTATAATCTAGAATAAATAACGATATAATAAGGATTGAGCACACTCTTAGCTTTCGACTCCATTCccctgctggtgctgctgctgatcctgACCTGCCATCGCCTCATCGTAATCATCGATCGATCCCTGCATCGGTCCCTCCAACACGTTCATCGTTATGGAGCTTCCCTGTGCCTTGCACGTGGAATAAATCTCGGCACACTGCTCCATACTGCCAGCTGCAATATCATCTGCCGACCGGTACTTGCGGAAGATATCCACCCCGAGCATGCGCGTACCAAGCTTCAGCAGGAAGTCACTCTTTGCCCGCACATCAacctcacacacaaaccgctTGCGACAGTCCGTGGTATGAACGCCCAGGAAGCTGAACGCCAGATCAGTTATCATGTCGGTCAGCAGCAAATCGGACTCTTCGCCCGGCCGTACCGTTTCACGGATCGAACGACCATGGTGGTGCAATGATGGAGGCTTGTCCCAAATAATTTCCTCATGATGATCGTGATGGTGATCGTGGTAGTACGGGGCGGATTCGCGCAGAATGATCGGCGCACAGCCGTGCTTGGCCGGGAAGCCTTTGAAGAACGCCCAGAGCATGATGATGCCGAGCCAGATGGCACCCTTCACGATCGCGATCACAAACGCTGCAATGCCCCAGCCCCATCCGAATGGGTAAACTGGAACGATTGATAGAGAGCAGTGCAGATAATggttgaaattcaaataagaGCTGACGTTACTAACACAACTTGAACTTACTTGCAGAATGAAAAGGTCCTCGCTGTCTTCCAGTTGCTACAACATCCTGGTTGGAGCTTTCGCTCAACTCCTCCAACACCGGAGAACTCCGAACGCCGTCCAGCACACCCAACAAGACGATAACCAGCCCCATAACGATCACCCTTTTGGTACCCATTTTCGACACGTAATGACGATCAAAACATGCGGTACAGCTGCTAGTAGTCTTTTATAACCAAACCCCAGCACCACCTCTCGGAACCTTCCTAATTGAAAGTGCTAATTAACGAGTGACACTTTCAATTTCTTTTGCGGTAGTGTGCACTATATATGAGACAATCTGACCGTCGGATCGGGTTTGTTTGGTGCCGGACAGGATGGCGGGAAGGGTGATGAAGAAACTAGCACTTGCGGTGCTGGGAAGTTTGCTAGGGCTATGCACCGTACTGGTACAGGGCAGTGAGGTTGATAGTGAAACTGCGCTTACCGCACGATCGGATCAGTACTACGATGAGATGTGTAATGAGGGACACTTGTGTggaatagtttaaaaaaagtgaACCGTTTCTCAACTTGACTTTTCTCTAACGGCTCTAGGGTATCGATTCTGGACCTTTCCTGTGACGATGGCCATCAAGGCGAAGGTGGTGGCGTGGCTGTTGTTCATCACGTACTTTAGCACGATCATGCAGGCACTGGTGTATCAACGAACGGAACCCCAACTGCCGGAAATATATTCCGTGCCGGCCCACGGCGATTGGGGGTAAGTgagaaaaatgttaaaagtGGATACATGTATCGAATTATACACCCTACTTTCTCATAGACATCCGCCGATCTTCACAAGTTGGGGCTAAACTCGTCAACGATTCAGCGAAGCAAGGATCACCACTAAGACTGAAACGTTCAagtgtatttatttaaacataataaaatTGTGGCTATTTATTTGAAATCTGTTTATGCAACTACTTGCTATTTACAATGTAATAATATGTGTAACGTGTACTTCCTAATAGCAATGCTTCTACTTAGCACCTTTCcctttgatgcaaaataattttcacATTGCATTACGCAGTGCCACGGAGGCACGATGATGGAAAGTCACCGTGTCACGCAAGATGAACTCGTTAGATTCCTTTGGCTCGTTGAACGTTGAACAACCATTCGTGATAGTGATAGTAGGATCAAGGATGTTCtgggaatttattttaataataattgcgAGTGATGGCTGCAACGCTATCACCCAACACGACGGACTTAATGTAACAGCACTAGCTACAAAAGGAACAGTTGCAAAACGATCAgatgattattttaatgaagttGGTAAGAATAGATATTTATAGTcgtaatttgaatttaaaaataatatttgctgCTCTCATTGGCAGGCTTTTTCGCGCACGTTACCACTTTTGAAGTGTTAGCAATAGTGGCGTTCGTGGCTAAAGTGTGGATCTTTCTAAAGACGTACCTAATTTACGCTCTCGCTGTAACACGAACGAAATCTCGCTCCGCGAGACTTTTGCCAGCCAGCCCTTAGCTTGAACAGCTTCATAAAACGATGTACAATTTGAATgtaattgaataaaataaaatacatacaaCGTTTATTATTCCTTCCTTAATGTAACTGCTTCACCACGTTCTCCAAATAGCTCGTTACGATCGGATAGATAGGATCGTACTGGGTAATATTCTTCTGCCGCACTACCGTGCGGTACTTCTGCAGCGCTCCGGTAATCAACTCCAACCGTTCACGCTCGGACGTATGGCTTTCCAGCCATTGGAGCAGCTTCTCGTTGCCCCAGCCAGCAGTAACGTGCGGGCTGGCCATATCGTTGCCCGCGTGTCCAAACAGCATAAACAGAACGATGTACGGTGGCACCACGCCACCCTCTTCGCTCGTCTGCTCCACCAGCTCCTGCGGCGGCACGGTGAACAGGGAAGCGATTGCACGCAGCAGCCGGAAGCTTTTCCCGAGCGAAGAAAGATCGGGCACGATCGGTTTCAGTGCACCCTCCAGGTGGTGACAGTCGGCCTTGAGCCGCTGTCTGCCGGTGGAGGAAATCGGTCGAATGGTGGCAAGGTTTTGAACGAACAGTTCAATGCATCGTATGGCCAGATTGTGGCCCGCCTGCTCGATCACTGCCCGATCGTTGAACGGTAGAATGTGGGTGCTCCAGGCGCGTACGATAAAGTCCTGCAGCTCCTTCATGTACAGGGAGGGGCCGGCGGTGGAAATGTTGTTTGAATTTAGACCAGGTTCGCGGTGCATGGAGAGCAAGATTACGTTCACCGCGGAGTGGATTGAAGCTGAAGCGAGATGATTAGGTTGTAAAAGTCGTAATGATCGTATGATTGCTAGGGCGTCGTATGTTTACCGATCAGCGGCTGTAAGATGGCCATTATAATTGTCTTCCCTTCTACCAGGCTGGACGTGAGCTTTTTCGCTGCGTCGAGAGCGGAAAATTTCGTGCCCAAATTCTGCACCAATCGGTTGATTGCTTCATGATGGT contains:
- the LOC120894306 gene encoding uncharacterized protein LOC120894306: MGTKRVIVMGLVIVLLGVLDGVRSSPVLEELSESSNQDVVATGRQRGPFHSAIYPFGWGWGIAAFVIAIVKGAIWLGIIMLWAFFKGFPAKHGCAPIILRESAPYYHDHHHDHHEEIIWDKPPSLHHHGRSIRETVRPGEESDLLLTDMITDLAFSFLGVHTTDCRKRFVCEVDVRAKSDFLLKLGTRMLGVDIFRKYRSADDIAAGSMEQCAEIYSTCKAQGSSITMNVLEGPMQGSIDDYDEAMAGQDQQQHQQGNGVES
- the LOC120894965 gene encoding uncharacterized protein LOC120894965: MWRIVAVCLMLLALTDLCTAQRVRRRHPHYPKFEILWPLHWVSAAYVWGFLKLGAIFAGLMLLFVFRHLSWWNSTPTYLGHDAPVYHFRGFSTNRGDGVTTNNEYSNDEVLYWTDKIERAARLFGEVK
- the LOC120894957 gene encoding uncharacterized protein LOC120894957; the encoded protein is MSGRWVLLTISLMLIVGCVSARRHHDHHHRIKPLKYSYGIYAPTGWTVALYIWYIVKLGFILGALLLLLFAKKWNTNRQPIVFESAPEYYHHRSLDTMEPNLFHPRSRRDVRLYWNDRIDAVRSTLR
- the LOC120894308 gene encoding uncharacterized protein LOC120894308, with protein sequence MAGRVMKKLALAVLGSLLGLCTVLVQGSEVDSETALTARSDQYYDEMWYRFWTFPVTMAIKAKVVAWLLFITYFSTIMQALVYQRTEPQLPEIYSVPAHGDWGHPPIFTSWG